CTGATCGTCCCCTTGGTCGTGCAGACATGCTCTGCCAACTCTTCCTGGGTCAGACCTTTTGTCTTACGAGCTGTGCGTAAGCGCTGAGATAGCATGAGCGTGCCAGTCCTTCCTGTGAGGATGTACAAATTTATTGTACTAAATGAGAAGGAAAAAGAAAAGTATGGATATAAATTTTGTTTTCAACGAATTATGTACAAGCCTTTTGTACAAAATACTGATAAGGACGATGCGGGAACACTCGTTCTGTACAGTGACAAAAGGGGAGATCAAACATGGAAGACCAAGTAACAACCGTATTACTTCAGCAAGGGCCATTTGCTGCTTTGTTTGTCTGGTTGTTGTTTTATATTATGAAGGCAAATCGAGAACGCGAGGGGCGTTTGCAGGACTTGCTGGACAAATACAGCGACAAATACGATTTGATCCTCGAGGAATTGCGAGAAATCAAGGGAAAAGTGAGGAAATAACGCTTTTTGACTTTATGTTGCCCAATCCCTTGAACAGCTTATTCATGAAAGGGGACAAATCGTTGTAACCTGTGTCAGACCTTGATCGGCCTTTAGCCCTTCCAGGTCTTTTTTTCTTGCTGTGTCCTTTTCCCCATTCACACGTCTTCCATAATAACTTACCAATACTTAGCAAAAAGGAGCAGCATGACTATGCATTTACCCGTCGTCTACTCAACCATCTGTGAAAATGCATTACAGAAAGTACTTCAGGAAGCATATCCAACCGAACAAATACAATCGGTTCACTACATGCTTCGAGGCATGAACGATACGTACCTCGTGCAGACGATCGATCAAAAACGAATTTTCAGGCTGTATCGCAGTGATTGGCGAACAGAGGAAGCAGCTGTCGCGTTCGAGATGGAGCTCTTGCTCTATTTGAAAAGACAAGGAGTATCTGTATCTGTGCCAATTGCGGACGGTTCAGGAAACCATGTCTTGAGACTGCAAGCAGCAGAGGGCAATCGCTTTGGTGTGTTGTTCACTTTTGCCTGTGGCAAGGAGCAGGAGATCGATACCGAGGAACTGAGCGAACGATTCGGCAGAGCCGTTGCCGAGCTGCATGTCAAATCAGAAGGCTTTTTCACACA
This genomic stretch from Brevibacillus brevis harbors:
- a CDS encoding BhlA/UviB family holin-like peptide, with protein sequence MEDQVTTVLLQQGPFAALFVWLLFYIMKANREREGRLQDLLDKYSDKYDLILEELREIKGKVRK